A window of the Lactuca sativa cultivar Salinas chromosome 5, Lsat_Salinas_v11, whole genome shotgun sequence genome harbors these coding sequences:
- the LOC111881878 gene encoding uncharacterized protein LOC111881878 produces MTERDRDTTVQSSVPTPEQVDALITELQRIARKPPQTVPVIIEPPSENDQEDSAQTLLPRKRKRRDPRSGVLITNPVQNISTPIKPIHMAQDIQSPLPESTPMDQDFQSLIIEEVFPSEGAQASGSSFEAPELDISNGKSKLPESGFVDVALLQNKVFDLEQSSVEKDLIIGRQDIRISELEKENSIKDAKISELQANLGGLTALFFDLKQRLHQKFGDEFQPLSAEGENISASCSGAADPTS; encoded by the coding sequence ATGACTGAAAGAGATCGTGATACAACTGTGCAATCCTCCGTACCGACCCCTGAACAGGTGGATGCTCTTATTACAGAACTTCAGCGGATTGCGAGGAAGCCTCCCCAAACAGTTCCTGTCATAATTGAACCTCCATCTGAAAATGATCAAGAAGATTCAGCCCAAACCCTACTCCCaagaaagagaaaaagaagaGATCCAAGGTCGGGAGTGCTTATCACAAACCCTGTTCAAAATATATCTACACCGATTAAGCCTATTCATATGGCTCAAGACATTCAAAGCCCGTTACCCGAGTCCACTCCTATGGATCAGGATTTTCAAAGCCTTATTATTGAAGAAGTCTTTCCCTCTGAAGGAGCTCAAGCTTCTGGAAGCTCCTTTGAAGCCCCCGAGTTGGACATTTCAAATGGCAAAAGCAAGCTGCCTGAGTCTGGATTTGTGGATGTCGCTCTGCTTCAGAACAAAGTTTTTGATTTGGAACAAAGCTCAGTTGAAAAGGATTTGATTATTGGAAGACAAGACATTCGAATCAGTGAGCTTGAAAAGGAGAATTCCATTAAAGATGCAAAGATTTCAGAACTTCAAGCTAATCTTGGTGGTCTAACTGCTTTGTTCTTTGATCTGAAACAACGCTTACATCAAAAGTTTGGTGATGAATTTCAACCTTTGAGCGCTGAAGGAGAAAATATTTCTGCTTCTTGTTCAGGTGCTGCCGATCCAACTTCATAG